A genomic region of Canis aureus isolate CA01 chromosome 16, VMU_Caureus_v.1.0, whole genome shotgun sequence contains the following coding sequences:
- the NOG gene encoding noggin yields the protein MERCPSLGVTLYALVVVLGLRAAPAGGQHYLHIRPAPSDNLPLVDLIEHPDPIFDPKEKDLNETLLRSLLGGHYDPGFMATSPPEERPGGGGGAGAGAGAGAGAAGGAEDLAELDQLLRQRPSGAMPSEIKGLEFSEGLAPGKKQRLSKKLRRKLQMWLWSQTFCPVLYAWNDLGSRFWPRYVKVGSCFSKRSCSVPEGMVCKPSKSVHLTVLRWRCQRRGGQRCGWIPIQYPIISECKCSC from the coding sequence ATGGAGCGCTGCCCCAGCCTGGGGGTCACCCTCTACGCCCTGGTGGTGGTCCTGGGGCTGCGGGCGGCACCGGCCGGCGGCCAGCACTACCTCCACATCCGCCCGGCCCCCAGCGACAACCTGCCCCTGGTGGACCTCATCGAGCACCCGGACCCTATCTTTGACCCCAAGGAGAAGGATCTGAACGAGACGCTGCTGCGCTCGCTGCTCGGGGGCCACTACGACCCGGGCTTCATGGCCACCTCGCCCCCCGAGGAgcggcccggcgggggcgggggcgcgggcgcgggcgcgggcgcgggcgcgggcgcggccgGGGGCGCCGAGGACCTGGCCGAGCTGGACCAGCTGCTGCGGCAGCGGCCGTCGGGGGCCATGCCGAGCGAGATCAAAGGGCTGGAGTTCTCCGAGGGCTTGGCCCCGGGCAAGAAGCAGCGCCTGAGCAAGAAGCTGCGGAGGAAGTTACAGATGTGGCTGTGGTCGCAGACCTTCTGCCCGGTGTTGTACGCGTGGAACGACCTGGGCAGCCGCTTCTGGCCGCGCTACGTGAAGGTGGGCAGCTGCTTCAGCAAGCGCTCGTGCTCGGTGCCCGAGGGCATGGTGTGCAAGCCGTCCAAGTCCGTGCACCTCACGGTGCTGCGGTGGCGCTGTCAGCGGCGCGGGGGCCAGCGCTGCGGCTGGATTCCCATCCAGTACCCCATCATTTCCGAGTGCAAGTGCTCGTGCTAG